ACCAATAGCATACGGGAAACAGATCACAGAAGCTAGTATTTTATTTGACGAAGGTGCCCAACGGTCATTCATCACTCAGGGCATAGCAGACAAATTACAGATAAGACCAAGCGGAAGGGACACAATTGATTTGTCAGCTTTTGGAGACAAGGAGAAGAATATACGCCATTTGGATACAGCAACTGTTCAACTACAAACAGACAAAGGTGAGATTGTAAACataaatgcattgattgttCCAGATATTGCAGTCCCACTCCAAAACCAGACGAAATACTTTACACGCAATTTGCcataattgaaaaatttaaagctCGCACATCCGGCAAATAACGCTGATAGCTTTGAAATTTCACTCTTGATAGGAGCCGATTACTATTGGGATATAGTTCAAGATCACGTGATAAGAGGGAATGGACCTACAGCCGTAGCATCAAAAATTGGTTACTTGTTATCTGGACCGGTAATAAGAAACGGAGAGAAATCCTTAACTTCATCAGTTCTTTTGAATGTTACTTCACATCATGCAGAGGAAAGCGACATCGAGAAATTTTGGAATCTAGAATCGTTAGGAATACGTTTACCACAACAGGACGACGAGGAGAGTTTTGTAAAGACTTATCAACAAGACtgtatcaaatttgaaaacgaACGTTATTCTGCCaagttgccatggaaactggaTCATCCGGACTTACCTTCCAACATCATGATCGCTAAAGCAAGGACCGAAAGCACAATTAGAAGACTAAGTCGTGAACCACATTTACTACgaaaatattcagaaattattgaagACCAAATGAAGAGAGGGTTCATAGAGAAGGTAAACGACGAGAACGACGATGGTAAAAGCACTCACTATATACCACATCATGCCGTAAAAAAAGATTCGACAACAACACCAATTCGTATAGTGTACGACTGTAGCTGTAAAAAGTCTCCAGATCACGCAAGTTTGAATGACTGCCTAATGTCAACCCCGCCAGATTCGAACGacttgacaaaaatattaatggGATTTAGAACCAAGAAGTACGCAATAAGCACGGACATTGAAAAGGCTTTCCTACATATTGGATTAGATGAGAAAGATCGAGATTTTACACGCTTTTTTTGGTTGAGCGACACAGATAATCCCAGCAGTACTCTTACAACATATCGatttaaatctattttgttTGGTGCAACAAGTTCACCGTTCATCCTAAATGCAACACTGCTTAAACACTTGGATGCATGCAACACAAATATCTCAGCGATGATGAAGAATGACCTTTACGTGGATAACATTTTGTACAGTTAGGAAAATGAAGATGACGCCGAAAAGTATTTTGTACAAGCCAGATCATTGATGTCGGAGGCTGGATTCAACCTTCGTTCATGGAGTTCAAATTGCTCAAAACTTACAGATTTAGCCAAAAAACATAACGTATGTGAAAAAGAAACTTTTGTCAAAATACTTGGACTGAAATGGGACACAGTTAAAGATACGATAACTTTTCAAAAAGTCGACTTATTTGATAATGAACTACCTAATATTACGAAACGTGAGATTCTTAAACAATCTTCACGTATTTACGATCCCCTAGGATTACTTAGCCCTGTATCCGTACGAGCAAAAATCTTAATGCAGACATTGTGGGAACAGAAGTATGGATGGGATGAGCCACTACCATTAGAAATACAGACAACATGGGAAAATTTAGCCAAAGATTTGGAGAAAACGACTTACACAGAATTGAAAAGACCGTATTTTCCCAATTTACCAGATCAGAAAACCCAACTTCACGTTTTTGTAGACGCTAGTACAACTGCATACGGAGCAACTGTTTACATATGTAACCATCACGAGTCATCATTAGTTATTGCAAAGAATAGAGTAGCACCGCTTAAGCAATTGACACTACCACAGCTGGAATTAATGGCCGCATTGATTGGAACACGACTAGCCGATCACGTAAAATCAGTTCTACACATAGAAGACATAACTTTTTGGTCAGACAGTCAGAAAGTGCTACAGTGGTTATCAACTTCAAAGCAATTAAAAAGGTTCATACGAAATAGAGTAACGGAAATACGCAAATTGACCAATACACAAGAATGGAGATATTGCCCAACGAAAGATAATCCAGCTGACCTTCTTACTAGAGGACTCAGCGCGTCACAGTTTGAAAAGAACACACTATGGTTCAACGGACCCGAATGGATCACTGATGCATCAAAATGGCCGTCATGGAAGCCAAATGACACAACAGTACTACTAACCAGTACAGATATAGAAGATTCAAGTACAGAAGACAATGAAATAGATAATCAACAAGGAATACACCAAATTGTGCAAATTACTAGATATAGCACATTATCAAAATTACTACGAATTACAGCTTATCTATTACGATTTATACGAAATTGCCGTTCGCAAATATTACAGAGAAATAAGGAAAAGTACGTTACAAGAGAGGAATTACAGGATGCAACAGAGTGTTGGATACTAAATTGCCAAAGAACTTCATTTAAGGACGAAATGATACACTTGAAATTAAAGGATACTAAACCTACTGTTTTAGTTAGACAACTTAGATTGTACCTGAATGACAAAGACGCAATTTGCTGTGGAGGGAGAATTCATAACGCACCTGTTTGTGAAAATACGAAATTTCCTTATTTGTTACCCAGAAGTCATCATTTTACGAAATTAGTTGTTCTTGATATACACAAGTACATGAAACACTCAGGAGTTTTATCAACAGTGACTCAGATACGACAAACTTACTGGATACCCCGAATTCGCCAATACGTAAGAGGAATTTTGCGAAATTGCGTAATTTGTcgaaaaatcaacagtaaaccATATACAGCACCTGATCCGCCGCCACTCCCAAAAGTTCGATTACTGGAAGCGCCGCCTTTTACAATTACCGGCGTCGACTTTACTGGAGCGCTGTACGTTCGTGATACACATGATACTGAAAACAAGGTTTTTATATGTCTGTTTACTTGTGCTTCAACGAGAGCCGTACACCTGAAGGTTGTACCGGACTTATCAGAAAAATCCTTTTTACAAGCCTTTAGAAGATTCGCTAGTCGTAAATCTAGACCACATACCATGATTTCGGATAACGCCTCGACATATTTAGCCGCCTCGGAAACATTAAAGAAATCAACCGATTCACCATCGCTAAACAATACGTTATCAACATATGGAACAACTTGGAGATTCATACCGAAAAGAGCGCCCTGGTATGGTGGATGGTGGGAACGCCTTATAGGAATAACAAAAACTTGTTTGAAGAAAACATTAGGCAGATCTTACGTTACCATGGATACACTTCAAACAATTCTGACAGAAATAGAAGCGATCATTAATGATAGACCATTGACCTACGTATCACCGGATATTGAGGACGAGGAGCCGTTAACTCCGTCACACTTGCTGTACGGAAGAAGAATAACTTTAACGCCGTATCCACAACCGAATATTGAATACATTGCCGTGAATAGTGGAAAACAAGAACTGcataaacatttgaataaacaGTCGAGTTTAATGGAGCATTTTTGTAACCGGTGGAAATCCGAGTACATAACGACCCTGAGAGAGTTTCATCGCCAAACAggaaacaatttacaaactattCAAGTTGGAGATGTAGTGCAAGTCCAAGATGATAAATTACCGAAAAACCGATGGAACATTGCCGTTGTTGATGAATTGATCACCGGAAACGATGGTTTTACACGAGCAGCTATAATACGAACTAGTGCAGGACGTACTTCACGCCCTAT
The nucleotide sequence above comes from Mytilus trossulus isolate FHL-02 chromosome 5, PNRI_Mtr1.1.1.hap1, whole genome shotgun sequence. Encoded proteins:
- the LOC134717595 gene encoding uncharacterized protein LOC134717595 — translated: MESKLKAVRRGHKGQVTKLFKKFDEIEKNSDLDKDDVKLISDAVEQKQRTIVDLNEKILDLTSEEDVVEEIQESDDTLTEIQKFSYLKAQLHGHAAQTIEGFALTNANYTTAVNLLKDRFGSPHKIIHAYMKALMDLPSTSNDLNSLRRYGDHLETYVRGLECLGQTQEMYGALLVPIIISKLPVETRKSIAREYDSDHITLNNLRKAITKEARILEAGQFTDRDSLHTTATFLTEACNKTQRNFNTNNPRFNDKKRPCIYCTGIHFPGDCTIISDVNERLNIVKQKKKCFNCLGNHGVSECKSLNRCKKCNKKHHTSICGEQATDGKEQESKEKSTVVGLVKTEEPDTAVMYTSQHTSVLLKTAIAPIAYGKQITEASILFDEGAQRSFITQGIADKLQIRPSGRDTIDLSAFGDKEKNIRHLDTATVQLQTDKGADYYWDIVQDHVIRGNGPTAVASKIGYLLSGPVIRNGEKSLTSSVLLNVTSHHAEESDIEKFWNLESLGIRLPQQDDEESFVKTYQQDCIKFENERYSAKLPWKLDHPDLPSNIMIAKARTESTIRRLSREPHLLRKYSEIIEDQMKRGFIEKVNDENDDGKSTHYIPHHAVKKDSTTTPIRIVYDCSCKKSPDHASLNDCLMSTPPDSNDLTKILMGFRTKKYAISTDIEKAFLHIGLDEKDRDFTRFFWLSDTDNPSSTLTTYRFKSILFGATSSPFILNATLLKHLDACNTNISAMMKNDLYVDNILYS
- the LOC134717596 gene encoding uncharacterized protein LOC134717596 — its product is MSEAGFNLRSWSSNCSKLTDLAKKHNVCEKETFVKILGLKWDTVKDTITFQKVDLFDNELPNITKREILKQSSRIYDPLGLLSPVSVRAKILMQTLWEQKYGWDEPLPLEIQTTWENLAKDLEKTTYTELKRPYFPNLPDQKTQLHVFVDASTTAYGATVYICNHHESSLVIAKNRVAPLKQLTLPQLELMAALIGTRLADHVKSVLHIEDITFWSDSQKVLQWLSTSKQLKRFIRNRVTEIRKLTNTQEWRYCPTKDNPADLLTRGLSASQFEKNTLWFNGPEWITDASKWPSWKPNDTTVLLTSTDIEDSSTEDNEIDNQQGIHQIVQITRYSTLSKLLRITAYLLRFIRNCRSQILQRNKEKYVTREELQDATECWILNCQRTSFKDEMIHLKLKDTKPTVLVRQLRLYLNDKDAICCGGRIHNAPVCENTKFPYLLPRSHHFTKLVVLDIHKYMKHSGVLSTVTQIRQTYWIPRIRQYVRGILRNCVICRKINSKPYTAPDPPPLPKVRLLEAPPFTITGVDFTGALYVRDTHDTENKVFICLFTCASTRAVHLKVVPDLSEKSFLQAFRRFASRKSRPHTMISDNASTYLAASETLKKSTDSPSLNNTLSTYGTTWRFIPKRAPWYGGWWERLIGITKTCLKKTLGRSYVTMDTLQTILTEIEAIINDRPLTYVSPDIEDEEPLTPSHLLYGRRITLTPYPQPNIEYIAVNSGKQELHKHLNKQSSLMEHFCNRWKSEYITTLREFHRQTGNNLQTIQVGDVVQVQDDKLPKNRWNIAVVDELITGNDGFTRAAIIRTSAGRTSRPIVKLYPLEIRTNINNLDDKKDDTSTEGLTRILPKREASVRARENIKKWTTQK